The following are from one region of the Treponema denticola genome:
- a CDS encoding extracellular solute-binding protein: MKILKLFIFCIVYLLLSSCNRRVSEGNAVKYDIDKVLNKSEPITINIWHYYSATQKENFDSLIDNFNASEGAKYGVYVRGIRRAGNASEISSFLADALSQKLGADEIPDIFSAYPDTAYDFNQQGLLLDLADFFTEKEKDEYVKNFLYSSGFGVKDEIKLFPVAKATEVFILNKTAWKPFAEAMGVSYRDLITWEGLVKVAELYHKWTDSLTAEPNDGKPFFGRDALSNYILTGTYELGNSIFNVLENGDVEFVLDRKSLRTCWDNYYVPFVKGFFTAKGRFRADDLKTGDIISCITSTSSAIYLPSKVIDSAGNFTFIELDALPIPHFRNAKRKTIVQQGAGMAVLKSDIKRETAAVLFLKWFTEMQKYSEFAVSTGYLPVKKKELETESLTAAFCTDDTCILPVMQDALKISMETMKSLDLYFQPAFKNSDKARNIIADLLQERAKRDRAKVLEKIQSGKTHKEAVNEFLSDNVFEEWLKELEKQLFDLK; encoded by the coding sequence ATGAAAATATTGAAGCTTTTCATTTTTTGTATTGTTTATTTGCTTTTAAGTTCATGTAATCGAAGAGTATCTGAAGGTAATGCCGTTAAATATGATATCGATAAAGTTTTAAATAAAAGTGAGCCTATTACTATAAATATTTGGCATTATTATAGTGCAACCCAAAAAGAAAATTTTGACAGCCTTATAGATAATTTTAATGCTTCTGAGGGGGCCAAATACGGAGTTTATGTCCGCGGTATTAGAAGGGCAGGAAATGCAAGCGAAATATCTTCATTTTTAGCAGATGCTCTTTCTCAAAAACTTGGCGCAGATGAAATCCCCGATATTTTTTCGGCCTATCCGGATACGGCCTATGATTTTAACCAACAAGGTCTTTTGTTGGATTTAGCCGATTTTTTTACCGAAAAAGAGAAAGACGAATATGTAAAAAATTTTTTATATTCCTCCGGGTTTGGAGTAAAAGATGAAATTAAGCTCTTTCCCGTTGCAAAGGCTACCGAGGTTTTTATTTTAAATAAGACTGCATGGAAACCCTTTGCAGAAGCCATGGGTGTTTCTTACCGTGATTTAATTACATGGGAAGGCTTGGTGAAAGTTGCAGAATTATATCATAAGTGGACCGACTCATTAACTGCAGAACCTAATGACGGTAAGCCTTTTTTTGGACGGGATGCCTTGAGTAACTATATCTTAACCGGTACCTATGAACTCGGCAACAGTATCTTCAATGTGTTGGAAAACGGTGATGTTGAGTTTGTGCTGGATAGGAAATCCTTGCGTACTTGTTGGGATAATTATTATGTTCCGTTTGTCAAAGGTTTTTTTACTGCAAAGGGAAGGTTTAGGGCTGATGATTTAAAAACCGGCGACATCATTTCATGCATAACCTCAACTTCATCCGCAATATATTTGCCGTCTAAGGTTATAGATTCTGCAGGTAATTTTACATTTATTGAGTTAGACGCCTTACCCATTCCTCATTTTAGAAATGCAAAGCGTAAAACCATTGTTCAGCAGGGAGCCGGTATGGCTGTACTAAAAAGCGATATAAAACGGGAGACAGCCGCTGTTCTATTTTTAAAATGGTTTACCGAGATGCAAAAATATTCCGAATTTGCAGTTTCTACGGGTTATCTGCCTGTCAAGAAAAAAGAACTTGAAACCGAATCCCTGACAGCGGCCTTTTGCACTGACGATACCTGTATTTTACCTGTAATGCAGGATGCTCTTAAGATAAGTATGGAAACAATGAAATCCTTAGACCTTTATTTTCAGCCGGCTTTTAAGAATTCGGATAAGGCGAGGAATATTATTGCGGACCTACTTCAAGAAAGGGCAAAAAGAGACAGGGCTAAGGTACTTGAAAAGATTCAGTCCGGAAAAACTCATAAAGAAGCCGTAAATGAATTTCTTAGCGATAATGTTTTTGAGGAGTGGTTAAAAGAACTTGAAAAACAGTTATTTGATTTAAAATAG
- a CDS encoding ISAs1 family transposase, which yields MDLENIFDYFNDIKIISNHDGYFYSVNEALKILLLGLLCGRKNIREIHEWATADIIKDRLNKEFGIKKTPCYYWLTCLLKLINIDSLNECFMNMAEALIKEYGTEKPLTIAIDGKTIRSTDKMSSYESPLHIVSAQVAEFGITLAQKCVKGKTNEIPTVQSLIKTLNIKGHIIVTDALNCQKETAKIIKEGKGDYLLSVKGNQPLLKADIEEYVQDEILRKQMDTACKSEKNRERVEKRTAFCTTNLGWMDNTGEWEGLSCIGAIHSEFKSKKGKSDEWHYYISSRKLTAQELLDIARKEWVVETMHWLLDVHFREDFCRLLDKNLQQALNIGRKVALNLVSRYKQKNAPKSSLSHIMFKALMDISFIKKILQN from the coding sequence ATGGATTTAGAAAATATATTCGATTACTTTAACGACATCAAAATAATTAGCAATCACGACGGATATTTTTACAGCGTAAACGAAGCTTTAAAAATATTATTACTTGGTCTTCTTTGCGGGCGTAAAAACATTAGAGAGATACACGAATGGGCAACTGCTGACATTATAAAGGATAGGCTAAATAAAGAATTCGGCATAAAAAAGACACCTTGCTATTATTGGCTTACCTGTCTACTTAAATTGATAAACATAGACTCATTAAACGAATGTTTTATGAATATGGCTGAAGCTCTTATCAAAGAATACGGTACAGAAAAACCTCTTACAATAGCGATAGACGGAAAAACTATCCGTTCAACAGATAAAATGAGCAGCTATGAAAGTCCGCTGCACATAGTCTCTGCACAAGTTGCCGAATTTGGTATAACATTGGCACAAAAGTGTGTTAAAGGAAAGACAAATGAGATACCTACAGTTCAATCTCTTATAAAAACTCTTAATATAAAAGGACATATAATAGTTACAGATGCCTTAAATTGTCAAAAAGAAACTGCAAAAATCATAAAAGAAGGAAAAGGGGACTATTTATTGTCGGTAAAAGGGAACCAGCCTTTATTAAAAGCGGATATTGAAGAATATGTTCAAGATGAAATTTTAAGAAAACAAATGGACACGGCTTGTAAAAGTGAAAAAAATCGTGAAAGAGTTGAAAAGCGAACAGCCTTCTGCACAACTAATTTAGGTTGGATGGATAATACAGGTGAATGGGAGGGGTTAAGCTGTATTGGTGCTATTCATTCCGAATTTAAGAGTAAGAAAGGAAAGAGTGATGAATGGCATTATTATATTTCAAGCAGAAAACTTACAGCTCAAGAGCTATTGGATATCGCAAGGAAAGAATGGGTTGTAGAAACCATGCATTGGTTATTAGATGTTCATTTTAGAGAAGACTTTTGTCGGCTTTTAGATAAAAATCTACAACAAGCCTTGAACATAGGACGGAAAGTGGCGTTAAATTTGGTCTCGCGATACAAACAAAAAAATGCACCTAAATCTTCTTTGTCACACATTATGTTTAAAGCTCTCATGGATATATCTTTTATCAAAAAAATATTACAAAATTGA
- a CDS encoding tetratricopeptide repeat protein — protein MVLEENKDLAQKINDFLVQYRKIVLGIVVCILVAVAGVVVWFVIGENSKKTSVTSVEKVIYELEDFKREDRAKNPSSEDDAADNEKTVSAAVKEAEDKAIEELKTLGSKYSSSYAGFRANTTIAEIYFQRKMYEDALKFYELAAKAVKNSYVEGVASFNAAACADELGDKEKALAYYERASKVENFPLIPRALFNTGRLYEALSKKEDAILSYNRLLEKYPQNEWALLAKSRIIVLTGNDKQ, from the coding sequence ATGGTTTTGGAAGAAAATAAAGATTTGGCACAAAAAATCAACGATTTTTTAGTCCAATATAGAAAAATAGTGCTTGGCATTGTGGTTTGTATTCTGGTTGCCGTTGCCGGTGTTGTTGTTTGGTTTGTAATCGGTGAAAATTCCAAGAAAACTTCGGTAACAAGCGTTGAGAAAGTTATTTATGAGCTTGAAGACTTTAAACGGGAAGATCGGGCTAAAAATCCTTCATCTGAAGATGACGCTGCGGATAACGAAAAAACTGTTTCTGCAGCCGTAAAAGAAGCTGAGGACAAGGCTATTGAAGAATTAAAAACCCTTGGTTCAAAATATTCTTCTTCCTATGCAGGCTTTAGGGCAAATACTACGATAGCCGAAATTTATTTTCAGCGAAAAATGTATGAAGATGCTTTAAAATTCTATGAACTTGCAGCAAAAGCCGTAAAAAATTCTTATGTCGAAGGAGTTGCCTCTTTTAATGCCGCAGCTTGTGCCGATGAGTTAGGAGATAAAGAGAAAGCTCTCGCTTATTATGAACGAGCTTCAAAAGTTGAAAATTTTCCGCTGATTCCCAGGGCGCTTTTTAATACGGGCCGCCTGTATGAAGCCTTGTCAAAAAAAGAAGACGCTATCCTTTCTTATAACAGGCTTTTGGAAAAATACCCTCAAAATGAATGGGCGCTTCTTGCAAAATCCCGTATAATTGTTCTTACGGGAAACGATAAGCAGTAA